A genomic segment from Necator americanus strain Aroian chromosome III, whole genome shotgun sequence encodes:
- a CDS encoding hypothetical protein (NECATOR_CHRIII.G10060.T1) has translation MRAGADTVNFGCCALSPNAYVIVASVIILLLGILMVLDYPGSWYMLVVAVIILALAIVGFRTNKPLVYLILGIIVIVLAILGVIHTVLFILNNGFTLIPIINIVLNIIFIIFLVHLAYVAFSLRG, from the exons ATGCGAGCTGGTGCGGATACAGTTAATTTCGGATGTTGTGCTCTGAGCCCAAAC GCGTATGTCATTGTTGCCTCTGTTATAATCCTTTTATTAGGAATTCTGATGGTTCTTGATTATCCTGGTTCATGGTATATGCTTGTCGTTGCG GTTATCATACTTGCACTAGCGATAGTTGGGTTTCGGACCAACAAGCCACTTGTGTATCTTATTTTGGGTATTATTGTG ATCGTTCTTGCTATACTCGGAGTTATACACACAGTTCTGTTCATTCTAAACAATGGATTCACTCTTA TTCCGATCATCAACATAGTGttgaacattatttttatcatcT ttctagtCCATTTGGCTTATGTCGCATTTTCACTTCGAGGCTGA
- a CDS encoding hypothetical protein (NECATOR_CHRIII.G10059.T1): MATLDLVFFQFWCIWRMSHIHVGNDSGKGNYFGAQKSAYLRQTSLFLSVLISTNYRINVLSHGLFTTFPAGKSKIYL, translated from the coding sequence ATGGCTACATtagatcttgttttttttcagttctggtGCATTTGGCGTATGTCGCATATTCATGTCGGGAATGACTCTGGAAAGGGAAATTATTTCGGAGCACAAAAGTCAGCCTATTTGCGACAAACGAGTTTATTCCTTTCTGTACTCATATCCACCAACTACCGGATAAATGTTTTGTCGCACGGCTTATTTACAACCTTTCCtgctggaaaatcaaagatctATCTCTGA
- a CDS encoding hypothetical protein (NECATOR_CHRIII.G10060.T2) → MIGYARSDTMGHDCWDQVASSYIASKKNGKLIEEEENCERMRAGADTVNFGCCALSPNAYVIVASVIILLLGILMVLDYPGSWYMLVVAVIILALAIVGFRTNKPLVYLILGIIVIVLAILGVIHTVLFILNNGFTLIPIINIVLNIIFIIFLVHLAYVAFSLRG, encoded by the exons ATGAttggctacgctcgaagcgacacGATGGGCCATGACTGTTGGGATCAGG TTGCTTCCAGTTACATTGCAAGTAAAAAGAACGGAAAGCTTAtcgaagaggaagaaaattg CGAAAGAATGCGAGCTGGTGCGGATACAGTTAATTTCGGATGTTGTGCTCTGAGCCCAAAC GCGTATGTCATTGTTGCCTCTGTTATAATCCTTTTATTAGGAATTCTGATGGTTCTTGATTATCCTGGTTCATGGTATATGCTTGTCGTTGCG GTTATCATACTTGCACTAGCGATAGTTGGGTTTCGGACCAACAAGCCACTTGTGTATCTTATTTTGGGTATTATTGTG ATCGTTCTTGCTATACTCGGAGTTATACACACAGTTCTGTTCATTCTAAACAATGGATTCACTCTTA TTCCGATCATCAACATAGTGttgaacattatttttatcatcT ttctagtCCATTTGGCTTATGTCGCATTTTCACTTCGAGGCTGA